A single region of the Arthrobacter sp. PAMC25564 genome encodes:
- a CDS encoding carboxymuconolactone decarboxylase family protein, whose product MDETAAAQHPITRSVFLDKEDPAVWKALNGLKLKAREAAAEAGLDRTLTELLNIRISQINGCAYCLDVHVSDALENGESVQRLAVLPAWRETRLFTAKERAALALAEAVTNVSDFAARERDTGYARHHLTVGEFSAISWLAITMNSFNRLSIISEHPVRRRQG is encoded by the coding sequence ATGGACGAGACAGCGGCAGCGCAGCACCCCATCACCCGGAGCGTTTTCCTTGACAAGGAAGACCCCGCAGTATGGAAGGCACTGAACGGGCTGAAGCTCAAGGCCCGGGAGGCCGCCGCGGAGGCCGGGCTCGACAGGACGCTGACGGAACTGCTGAATATCCGCATTTCCCAGATCAACGGCTGCGCCTACTGCCTGGACGTGCACGTCAGTGACGCGCTGGAGAATGGAGAATCCGTCCAACGGCTCGCGGTGCTGCCCGCCTGGCGCGAAACCAGGCTGTTCACGGCGAAGGAACGTGCGGCTCTCGCCTTGGCCGAGGCCGTCACCAACGTCAGCGATTTCGCTGCCCGCGAGCGGGACACCGGCTACGCCCGGCACCACCTCACAGTGGGCGAATTCTCTGCCATCAGCTGGCTGGCGATCACCATGAATTCCTTCAACCGTCTCTCCATCATCAGCGAACACCCCGTCCGGCGCCGGCAGGGATAG